A single region of the Populus nigra chromosome 2, ddPopNigr1.1, whole genome shotgun sequence genome encodes:
- the LOC133682184 gene encoding transcription factor RSL2-like yields MNMQTMGDFPDGEWDFSRMFLMEEPDFTPELLGQCSFPQENDEGLQFTIPPAAFFPTPEANVSMAGNESLFYSWNALNPNLHFDSQESGNNSNCSSGVFLPSSSHESYFFNDSNRIQAANDNSMSMDISLMDEKTIGLFMPFFPEIAMAETACMNGDMGSDRIGDLDDNLQPAANTVLAKGLQLKRKLDVPESNTLDDMKKKPRITRNVQKSKKSVQSKKNQRSTPKISNEEEESNAGPDGQSSSSCSSEDDNASKDTDSKVSEVLSSSGKTRASRGAATDPQSLYARKRRERINERLKILQNIVPNGTKVDISTMLEEAVHYVKFLQLQIKLLSSDDLWMYAPLAYSGIDIGLDQKLSMLL; encoded by the exons GATGGTGAATGGGACTTCAGCAGAATGTTCCTCATGGAAGAGCCTGATTTCACCCCGGAATTACTTGGCCAGTGTTCTTTTCCGCAGGAGAATGACGAAGGATTGCAATTTACAATCCCACCTGCAGCTTTCTTCCCTACTCCTGAAGCCAACGTGAGCATGGCTGGGAATGAGAGTTTGTTTTATTCTTGGAACGCTCTCAACCCCAATTTGCATTTTGATTCTCAAGAAAGTGGTAATAACAGTAATTGTAGCAGTGGTGTATTTCTTCCTTCTTCCAGCCATGAATCCTACTTCTTCAATGATTCTAACCGCATTCAGGCTGCTAACGATAACTCCATGTCCATGGATATTTCACTCATGGATGAGAAAACTATTGGCTTGTTTATGCCATTTTTTCCTGAAATTGCAATGGCAGAAACTGCCTGCATGAATGGGGATATGGGCAGTGACAGGATAGGAGATTTAGACGATAATCTGCAGCCAGCTGCTAATACTGTTCTGGCCAAGGGATTGCAGCTCAAAAGGAAGCTTGATGTTCCAGAATCAAATACGTTGGACGACATGAAGAAGAAACCTCGGATAACAAGAAAT GTGCAAAAGAGCAAGAAGAGTGTACAGtcaaagaaaaaccaaaggTCCACTCCAAAAATTagcaatgaagaagaagagagtaaTGCTGGACCAGATGGACAAAGCTCCAGCAGTTGCAGTTCAGAAGATGATAATGCCTCTAAGGATACTGATTCCAAAGTTTCTGAAGTTCTCAGTTCCAGTGGCAAAACAAGAGCTAGTAGGGGAGCTGCTACAGATCCCCAGAGCCTTTATGCAAGG AAAAGGAGGGAGAGGATAAACGAGAGACTGAAAATCCTACAAAATATTGTCCCTAATGGAACCAAGGTTGATATCAGCACAATGCTAGAAGAGGCAGTCCATTACGTAAAGTTTTTGCAGCTTCAAATAAAG CTTTTGAGCTCGGATGATCTATGGATGTACGCACCTCTGGCCTACAGTGGAATAGATATTGGCCTCGACCAGAAGCTCTCTATGCTTCTATGA